The genomic segment TAAGGAACTGCGCAGATGTAGGATATACTTTTGATAGGGCTATGGAATTAAAACTTCCCTGTATTATTCCTGGAAAAATAAATACTACTCTATGTGAAGGAGAACATAGGCAAGCTTGGTTAATTCAATTACCTCAGTTGAGTATTATGCAAAAATTTGCAATGGCAGTTACTAATGTAGTTACCTCTGTTGTAGGTGGTGTACAAGGGGTATTTACAGATGATGAATCAAAAGATCTAATAAATTCAGAAGTTGGAACTGATGCAGGTACAGGAACTTCAATATCTGGAACTCAAACATCAACAACTAGTCAAGTTTCAACAACTTTAAGAGAAGGTGCTCAGAGACTTACAGTTGGGAAAGAGATTTTATTGTATGATAATAAACATAAAGTTAAATTAGCTGGGATGAGTAATGATACTGCAGATTTAGAAGTTATTAGAATAATAGATAATTCAATAAGGAATAATCTTCCAACTGTAAAAAAGGCAGGAGATAAAGCAACTGCACAAGATGTTGTTGATGGAAAGATTATTAATTTAGCCTGTGTTGAGATAACGGGTATTAGTACAAGTGCTCAAACTGTAGATGTAATTGCAACATCTGGAGCTTGTGCAAGTAATCTCGCAACTGGTGCAGTAACTTCTGATTTTAAAGTAACTAAGAAGATTGTTGATAAAGTGGGCTTAAAGTTTTAAGCCTTTTTTTCTTTTTATTATTTCTTTTTGTAATTTTTCTAAAGAATCAAACATAATTACAGAATTAAAAACCATTGTGCACATTCTATCATAGGTATTTATACTTTTTAAATCTTCAACTAATGCAATTACGGGAATGTTTTTTGCATAAGCATACCCTATTTCCCACGCTGTTCCAGAACCAACACTTTTCCAATCTAAAACTGCAATTATTAAATTGCAATTATCTATTTCTTTACTATCTTTTTCAAAGAATTTTTTCGAACTACCTTTTTCATAAATTCCAACATCTCTGTGAGGTAAGAAAGTTTTGATATTCTTTTCTTTACAAAAAAA from the Candidatus Woesearchaeota archaeon genome contains:
- a CDS encoding nucleoside 2-deoxyribosyltransferase; translated protein: MKVYIAGPLWKPEDRIILEKIAFFCKEKNIKTFLPHRDVGIYEKGSSKKFFEKDSKEIDNCNLIIAVLDWKSVGSGTAWEIGYAYAKNIPVIALVEDLKSINTYDRMCTMVFNSVIMFDSLEKLQKEIIKRKKGLKL